One Esox lucius isolate fEsoLuc1 chromosome 1, fEsoLuc1.pri, whole genome shotgun sequence genomic region harbors:
- the aplp2 gene encoding amyloid-like protein 2 isoform X2: MGQVPAISVLILGIVVPGLAGYIEALAANAGTGFAVAEPQVAMFCGKLNMHVNIQTGRWEPDPSGLKSCVGTKEGVLRYCQEMYPELQITNVVEANQPIKIENWCKKEKKLCKGHAHIVVPYKCLVGEFVSDVLLVPEKCKFFHKERMDMCVSHTQWQGVAKEACSKSAMVLHNYGMLLPCGIDKFHGTEYVCCPPAGETSLPAMPSQEEDEEDEEEDEEIEETELDQEEPVEEESEAPADEQPPTQKEEEPVEEEDDDEEEEDEGEYHYVYEDEEADREEDEEKTDKDTVSESQDEDKTLIEVKAVCTLEAETGPCRASMPRWHFDMATRKCVRFVYGGCAGNRNNFDSEEYCMAVCKRLTAPPTPQPTDDVDVYFETPADDKEHTRFQKAKEQLEIRHRNRMERVRKEWEEAERQAKTLPKAERQTLIQHFQAMVEALEEEAASEKQQLVETHLARVEAMLNDRRRLALENYLAALQADPPRPHRILQALRRYVRAENKDRQHTIRHYQHVLAVDPEKAAQMKSQVMTHLRVIEERMNQSLSLLYKVPYVAEDIQDEIDELLQEQKADMDQFLSSISESQPDVTVSSEESVELPVSEGKPYRPFQVNSLGSRPEPEGDLSDTPRAFKKGSGMYGQDGLIGAEERIINSKPKINNNMVVDETLDVKEVIYSAERVSVMHDDEMEPYHPLGEDFSFGSSALIGLLVIAVAIATVIVISLVLLRKRQYGTISHGIVEVDPMLTPEERHLSKMQNHGYENPTYKYLEQMQI, from the exons GCGCTAGCAGCCAACGCTGGCACAGGATTTGCTGTAGCGGAGCCACAGGTGGCCATGTTCTGTGGGAAGCTCAACATGCACGTTAACATCCAGACAGGACGCTGGGAGCCGGAtccatccggactaaagagttGTGTAGGAACCAAAGAGGGCGTGCTGCGCTACTGTCAGGAG aTGTACCCTGAGCTTCAGATTACTAACGTGGTGGAGGCCAACCAGCCAATAAAGATTGAGAACTGGTGCAAGAAGGAGAAGAAGCTCTGTAAAGGCCACGCCCACATCGTGGTGCCTTATAAATGCTTAG TGGGGGAGTTTGTGAGCGACGTGCTGCTGGTTCCTGAGAAGTGCAAGTTCTTCCACAAAGAGAGGATGGACATGTGTGTTAGCCACACACAGTGGCAAGGGGTGGCCAAAGAG GCCTGTTCCAAGAGTGCCATGGTCCTTCACAACTACGGCATGTTGCTGCCCTGTGGCATTGATAAGTTCCATGGAACTGAGTATGTGTGCTGCCCTCCCGCCGGAGAGACGTCACTGCCCGCCATGCCTTCacaggaggaggacgaggaggatgaagaggaggatgaagagataGAGGAGACTGAATTGGATCAGGAAGAGCctgtagaggaggagag CGAAGCACCAGCTGATGAGCAGCCCCCCACACAGAAGGAGGAGGAGCCTGTAGAAGAGGAAGATGAcgacgaggaagaggaagatgaaggagAGTATCACTATGTGTACGAGGATGAGGAGGCTGACCGAGAAGAAGATGAGGAGAAGACAGACAAGGATACTGTTTCGGAGAGCCAAGATGAAGACAAGACCCTGATAGAGGTCAAGG CGGTGTGCACCCTGGAGGCCGAGACTGGCCCCTGCCGTGCCTCCATGCCCCGCTGGCACTTCGACATGGCAACCAGGAAGTGCGTCCGCTTCGTGTACGGGGGCTGTGCCGGAAACCGCAACAACTTTGACTCAGAGGAGTACTGCATGGCTGTGTGCAAACGCCTCA cagcccctcccaccccccagCCTACGGATGATGTTGATGTGTACTTCGAGACCCCAGCTGATGACAAGGAGCACACCCGCTTCCAGAAGGCAAAGGAGCAACTGGAGATCAGGCACCGCAACCGCATGGAGAGG gtGAGGAAGGAGTGGGAGGAGGCAGAGCGTCAGGCTAAGACTCTTCCTAAGGCTGAGAGACAGACTCTGATTCAG CACTTCCAGGCCATGGTAGAGGCCCTGGAGGAGGAGGCGGCCAGTGAGAAGCAGCAGCTGGTCGAGACCCACCTGGCACGGGTGGAGGCCATGCTGAACGACCGCCGACGCCTGGCGCTGGAGAACTACCTGGCTGCCCTGCAGGCTGACCCTCCAAGG CCCCATCGTATTCTGCAGGCTCTGAGGCGGTATGTGCGCGCAGAGAACAAAGACCGTCAGCACACCATCCGCCACTACCAACATGTCCTGGCTGTCGACCCTGAGAAGGCCGCTCAGATGAAGTCCCAG GTGATGACCCATCTGCGGGTGATTGAGGAGAGAATGAACCAAAGTCTGTCTCTGCTCTACAAAGTACCCTACGTCGCTGAGGACATCCAGGATGAAATTG acGAGTTGCTCCAGGAACAGAAGGCAGACATGGACCAGTTCCTTTCGTCCATCTCCGAGTCCCAGCCGGATGTGACCGTGTCTTCCGAGGAGAGCGTCGAACTTCCCGTCTCAGAAGGAAAACCCTATCGGCCCTTCCAGGTCAATTCGCTGGGGTCACGACCCGAACCAGAGG GAGATCTATCAGACACCCCACGTGCCTTCAAGAAAG GTTCAGGAATGTACGGCCAGGATGGACTGATCGGAGCAGAGGAGAGGATCATCAACAGCAAGCCCAAGATCAACAACAACATG GTGGTTGATGAGACTCTGGATGTAAAGGAAGTGATTTACAGTGCTGAGAGAGTCAGCGTTATGCATGATGATGAGATG GAACCTTACCATCCACTGGGTGAGGACTTCAGTTTCGGTAGCTCTGCTCTGATTGGTTTGCTGGTGATAGCGGTGGCCATAGCAACGGTCATAGTGATCAGCCTGGTGCTTCTGAGGAAGAGACAGTATGGCACCATCAGTCATGGCATTGTGGAG GTGGACCCCATGCTGACCCCCGAGGAGCGCCACCTCAGCAAGATGCAGAACCACGGCTACGAGAACCCCACCTACAAATACCTGGAGCAGATGCAGATCTAG
- the aplp2 gene encoding amyloid-like protein 2 isoform X6 has product MGQVPAISVLILGIVVPGLAGYIEALAANAGTGFAVAEPQVAMFCGKLNMHVNIQTGRWEPDPSGLKSCVGTKEGVLRYCQEMYPELQITNVVEANQPIKIENWCKKEKKLCKGHAHIVVPYKCLVGEFVSDVLLVPEKCKFFHKERMDMCVSHTQWQGVAKEACSKSAMVLHNYGMLLPCGIDKFHGTEYVCCPPAGETSLPAMPSQEEDEEDEEEDEEIEETELDQEEPVEEESEAPADEQPPTQKEEEPVEEEDDDEEEEDEGEYHYVYEDEEADREEDEEKTDKDTVSESQDEDKTLIEVKAVCTLEAETGPCRASMPRWHFDMATRKCVRFVYGGCAGNRNNFDSEEYCMAVCKRLTPPTPQPTDDVDVYFETPADDKEHTRFQKAKEQLEIRHRNRMERVRKEWEEAERQAKTLPKAERQTLIQHFQAMVEALEEEAASEKQQLVETHLARVEAMLNDRRRLALENYLAALQADPPRPHRILQALRRYVRAENKDRQHTIRHYQHVLAVDPEKAAQMKSQVMTHLRVIEERMNQSLSLLYKVPYVAEDIQDEIDELLQEQKADMDQFLSSISESQPDVTVSSEESVELPVSEGKPYRPFQVNSLGSRPEPEGSGMYGQDGLIGAEERIINSKPKINNNMVVDETLDVKEVIYSAERVSVMHDDEMEPYHPLGEDFSFGSSALIGLLVIAVAIATVIVISLVLLRKRQYGTISHGIVEVDPMLTPEERHLSKMQNHGYENPTYKYLEQMQI; this is encoded by the exons GCGCTAGCAGCCAACGCTGGCACAGGATTTGCTGTAGCGGAGCCACAGGTGGCCATGTTCTGTGGGAAGCTCAACATGCACGTTAACATCCAGACAGGACGCTGGGAGCCGGAtccatccggactaaagagttGTGTAGGAACCAAAGAGGGCGTGCTGCGCTACTGTCAGGAG aTGTACCCTGAGCTTCAGATTACTAACGTGGTGGAGGCCAACCAGCCAATAAAGATTGAGAACTGGTGCAAGAAGGAGAAGAAGCTCTGTAAAGGCCACGCCCACATCGTGGTGCCTTATAAATGCTTAG TGGGGGAGTTTGTGAGCGACGTGCTGCTGGTTCCTGAGAAGTGCAAGTTCTTCCACAAAGAGAGGATGGACATGTGTGTTAGCCACACACAGTGGCAAGGGGTGGCCAAAGAG GCCTGTTCCAAGAGTGCCATGGTCCTTCACAACTACGGCATGTTGCTGCCCTGTGGCATTGATAAGTTCCATGGAACTGAGTATGTGTGCTGCCCTCCCGCCGGAGAGACGTCACTGCCCGCCATGCCTTCacaggaggaggacgaggaggatgaagaggaggatgaagagataGAGGAGACTGAATTGGATCAGGAAGAGCctgtagaggaggagag CGAAGCACCAGCTGATGAGCAGCCCCCCACACAGAAGGAGGAGGAGCCTGTAGAAGAGGAAGATGAcgacgaggaagaggaagatgaaggagAGTATCACTATGTGTACGAGGATGAGGAGGCTGACCGAGAAGAAGATGAGGAGAAGACAGACAAGGATACTGTTTCGGAGAGCCAAGATGAAGACAAGACCCTGATAGAGGTCAAGG CGGTGTGCACCCTGGAGGCCGAGACTGGCCCCTGCCGTGCCTCCATGCCCCGCTGGCACTTCGACATGGCAACCAGGAAGTGCGTCCGCTTCGTGTACGGGGGCTGTGCCGGAAACCGCAACAACTTTGACTCAGAGGAGTACTGCATGGCTGTGTGCAAACGCCTCA cccctcccaccccccagCCTACGGATGATGTTGATGTGTACTTCGAGACCCCAGCTGATGACAAGGAGCACACCCGCTTCCAGAAGGCAAAGGAGCAACTGGAGATCAGGCACCGCAACCGCATGGAGAGG gtGAGGAAGGAGTGGGAGGAGGCAGAGCGTCAGGCTAAGACTCTTCCTAAGGCTGAGAGACAGACTCTGATTCAG CACTTCCAGGCCATGGTAGAGGCCCTGGAGGAGGAGGCGGCCAGTGAGAAGCAGCAGCTGGTCGAGACCCACCTGGCACGGGTGGAGGCCATGCTGAACGACCGCCGACGCCTGGCGCTGGAGAACTACCTGGCTGCCCTGCAGGCTGACCCTCCAAGG CCCCATCGTATTCTGCAGGCTCTGAGGCGGTATGTGCGCGCAGAGAACAAAGACCGTCAGCACACCATCCGCCACTACCAACATGTCCTGGCTGTCGACCCTGAGAAGGCCGCTCAGATGAAGTCCCAG GTGATGACCCATCTGCGGGTGATTGAGGAGAGAATGAACCAAAGTCTGTCTCTGCTCTACAAAGTACCCTACGTCGCTGAGGACATCCAGGATGAAATTG acGAGTTGCTCCAGGAACAGAAGGCAGACATGGACCAGTTCCTTTCGTCCATCTCCGAGTCCCAGCCGGATGTGACCGTGTCTTCCGAGGAGAGCGTCGAACTTCCCGTCTCAGAAGGAAAACCCTATCGGCCCTTCCAGGTCAATTCGCTGGGGTCACGACCCGAACCAGAGG GTTCAGGAATGTACGGCCAGGATGGACTGATCGGAGCAGAGGAGAGGATCATCAACAGCAAGCCCAAGATCAACAACAACATG GTGGTTGATGAGACTCTGGATGTAAAGGAAGTGATTTACAGTGCTGAGAGAGTCAGCGTTATGCATGATGATGAGATG GAACCTTACCATCCACTGGGTGAGGACTTCAGTTTCGGTAGCTCTGCTCTGATTGGTTTGCTGGTGATAGCGGTGGCCATAGCAACGGTCATAGTGATCAGCCTGGTGCTTCTGAGGAAGAGACAGTATGGCACCATCAGTCATGGCATTGTGGAG GTGGACCCCATGCTGACCCCCGAGGAGCGCCACCTCAGCAAGATGCAGAACCACGGCTACGAGAACCCCACCTACAAATACCTGGAGCAGATGCAGATCTAG
- the aplp2 gene encoding amyloid-like protein 2 isoform X8 produces MVLHNYGMLLPCGIDKFHGTEYVCCPPAGETSLPAMPSQEEDEEDEEEDEEIEETELDQEEPVEEESEAPADEQPPTQKEEEPVEEEDDDEEEEDEGEYHYVYEDEEADREEDEEKTDKDTVSESQDEDKTLIEVKAVCTLEAETGPCRASMPRWHFDMATRKCVRFVYGGCAGNRNNFDSEEYCMAVCKRLTAPPTPQPTDDVDVYFETPADDKEHTRFQKAKEQLEIRHRNRMERVRKEWEEAERQAKTLPKAERQTLIQHFQAMVEALEEEAASEKQQLVETHLARVEAMLNDRRRLALENYLAALQADPPRPHRILQALRRYVRAENKDRQHTIRHYQHVLAVDPEKAAQMKSQVMTHLRVIEERMNQSLSLLYKVPYVAEDIQDEIDELLQEQKADMDQFLSSISESQPDVTVSSEESVELPVSEGKPYRPFQVNSLGSRPEPEGDLSDTPRAFKKGSGMYGQDGLIGAEERIINSKPKINNNMQVVDETLDVKEVIYSAERVSVMHDDEMEPYHPLGEDFSFGSSALIGLLVIAVAIATVIVISLVLLRKRQYGTISHGIVEVDPMLTPEERHLSKMQNHGYENPTYKYLEQMQI; encoded by the exons ATGGTCCTTCACAACTACGGCATGTTGCTGCCCTGTGGCATTGATAAGTTCCATGGAACTGAGTATGTGTGCTGCCCTCCCGCCGGAGAGACGTCACTGCCCGCCATGCCTTCacaggaggaggacgaggaggatgaagaggaggatgaagagataGAGGAGACTGAATTGGATCAGGAAGAGCctgtagaggaggagag CGAAGCACCAGCTGATGAGCAGCCCCCCACACAGAAGGAGGAGGAGCCTGTAGAAGAGGAAGATGAcgacgaggaagaggaagatgaaggagAGTATCACTATGTGTACGAGGATGAGGAGGCTGACCGAGAAGAAGATGAGGAGAAGACAGACAAGGATACTGTTTCGGAGAGCCAAGATGAAGACAAGACCCTGATAGAGGTCAAGG CGGTGTGCACCCTGGAGGCCGAGACTGGCCCCTGCCGTGCCTCCATGCCCCGCTGGCACTTCGACATGGCAACCAGGAAGTGCGTCCGCTTCGTGTACGGGGGCTGTGCCGGAAACCGCAACAACTTTGACTCAGAGGAGTACTGCATGGCTGTGTGCAAACGCCTCA cagcccctcccaccccccagCCTACGGATGATGTTGATGTGTACTTCGAGACCCCAGCTGATGACAAGGAGCACACCCGCTTCCAGAAGGCAAAGGAGCAACTGGAGATCAGGCACCGCAACCGCATGGAGAGG gtGAGGAAGGAGTGGGAGGAGGCAGAGCGTCAGGCTAAGACTCTTCCTAAGGCTGAGAGACAGACTCTGATTCAG CACTTCCAGGCCATGGTAGAGGCCCTGGAGGAGGAGGCGGCCAGTGAGAAGCAGCAGCTGGTCGAGACCCACCTGGCACGGGTGGAGGCCATGCTGAACGACCGCCGACGCCTGGCGCTGGAGAACTACCTGGCTGCCCTGCAGGCTGACCCTCCAAGG CCCCATCGTATTCTGCAGGCTCTGAGGCGGTATGTGCGCGCAGAGAACAAAGACCGTCAGCACACCATCCGCCACTACCAACATGTCCTGGCTGTCGACCCTGAGAAGGCCGCTCAGATGAAGTCCCAG GTGATGACCCATCTGCGGGTGATTGAGGAGAGAATGAACCAAAGTCTGTCTCTGCTCTACAAAGTACCCTACGTCGCTGAGGACATCCAGGATGAAATTG acGAGTTGCTCCAGGAACAGAAGGCAGACATGGACCAGTTCCTTTCGTCCATCTCCGAGTCCCAGCCGGATGTGACCGTGTCTTCCGAGGAGAGCGTCGAACTTCCCGTCTCAGAAGGAAAACCCTATCGGCCCTTCCAGGTCAATTCGCTGGGGTCACGACCCGAACCAGAGG GAGATCTATCAGACACCCCACGTGCCTTCAAGAAAG GTTCAGGAATGTACGGCCAGGATGGACTGATCGGAGCAGAGGAGAGGATCATCAACAGCAAGCCCAAGATCAACAACAACATG CAGGTGGTTGATGAGACTCTGGATGTAAAGGAAGTGATTTACAGTGCTGAGAGAGTCAGCGTTATGCATGATGATGAGATG GAACCTTACCATCCACTGGGTGAGGACTTCAGTTTCGGTAGCTCTGCTCTGATTGGTTTGCTGGTGATAGCGGTGGCCATAGCAACGGTCATAGTGATCAGCCTGGTGCTTCTGAGGAAGAGACAGTATGGCACCATCAGTCATGGCATTGTGGAG GTGGACCCCATGCTGACCCCCGAGGAGCGCCACCTCAGCAAGATGCAGAACCACGGCTACGAGAACCCCACCTACAAATACCTGGAGCAGATGCAGATCTAG
- the aplp2 gene encoding amyloid-like protein 2 isoform X5 yields MGQVPAISVLILGIVVPGLAGYIEALAANAGTGFAVAEPQVAMFCGKLNMHVNIQTGRWEPDPSGLKSCVGTKEGVLRYCQEMYPELQITNVVEANQPIKIENWCKKEKKLCKGHAHIVVPYKCLVGEFVSDVLLVPEKCKFFHKERMDMCVSHTQWQGVAKEACSKSAMVLHNYGMLLPCGIDKFHGTEYVCCPPAGETSLPAMPSQEEDEEDEEEDEEIEETELDQEEPVEEESEAPADEQPPTQKEEEPVEEEDDDEEEEDEGEYHYVYEDEEADREEDEEKTDKDTVSESQDEDKTLIEVKAVCTLEAETGPCRASMPRWHFDMATRKCVRFVYGGCAGNRNNFDSEEYCMAVCKRLTAPPTPQPTDDVDVYFETPADDKEHTRFQKAKEQLEIRHRNRMERVRKEWEEAERQAKTLPKAERQTLIQHFQAMVEALEEEAASEKQQLVETHLARVEAMLNDRRRLALENYLAALQADPPRPHRILQALRRYVRAENKDRQHTIRHYQHVLAVDPEKAAQMKSQVMTHLRVIEERMNQSLSLLYKVPYVAEDIQDEIDELLQEQKADMDQFLSSISESQPDVTVSSEESVELPVSEGKPYRPFQVNSLGSRPEPEGSGMYGQDGLIGAEERIINSKPKINNNMVVDETLDVKEVIYSAERVSVMHDDEMEPYHPLGEDFSFGSSALIGLLVIAVAIATVIVISLVLLRKRQYGTISHGIVEVDPMLTPEERHLSKMQNHGYENPTYKYLEQMQI; encoded by the exons GCGCTAGCAGCCAACGCTGGCACAGGATTTGCTGTAGCGGAGCCACAGGTGGCCATGTTCTGTGGGAAGCTCAACATGCACGTTAACATCCAGACAGGACGCTGGGAGCCGGAtccatccggactaaagagttGTGTAGGAACCAAAGAGGGCGTGCTGCGCTACTGTCAGGAG aTGTACCCTGAGCTTCAGATTACTAACGTGGTGGAGGCCAACCAGCCAATAAAGATTGAGAACTGGTGCAAGAAGGAGAAGAAGCTCTGTAAAGGCCACGCCCACATCGTGGTGCCTTATAAATGCTTAG TGGGGGAGTTTGTGAGCGACGTGCTGCTGGTTCCTGAGAAGTGCAAGTTCTTCCACAAAGAGAGGATGGACATGTGTGTTAGCCACACACAGTGGCAAGGGGTGGCCAAAGAG GCCTGTTCCAAGAGTGCCATGGTCCTTCACAACTACGGCATGTTGCTGCCCTGTGGCATTGATAAGTTCCATGGAACTGAGTATGTGTGCTGCCCTCCCGCCGGAGAGACGTCACTGCCCGCCATGCCTTCacaggaggaggacgaggaggatgaagaggaggatgaagagataGAGGAGACTGAATTGGATCAGGAAGAGCctgtagaggaggagag CGAAGCACCAGCTGATGAGCAGCCCCCCACACAGAAGGAGGAGGAGCCTGTAGAAGAGGAAGATGAcgacgaggaagaggaagatgaaggagAGTATCACTATGTGTACGAGGATGAGGAGGCTGACCGAGAAGAAGATGAGGAGAAGACAGACAAGGATACTGTTTCGGAGAGCCAAGATGAAGACAAGACCCTGATAGAGGTCAAGG CGGTGTGCACCCTGGAGGCCGAGACTGGCCCCTGCCGTGCCTCCATGCCCCGCTGGCACTTCGACATGGCAACCAGGAAGTGCGTCCGCTTCGTGTACGGGGGCTGTGCCGGAAACCGCAACAACTTTGACTCAGAGGAGTACTGCATGGCTGTGTGCAAACGCCTCA cagcccctcccaccccccagCCTACGGATGATGTTGATGTGTACTTCGAGACCCCAGCTGATGACAAGGAGCACACCCGCTTCCAGAAGGCAAAGGAGCAACTGGAGATCAGGCACCGCAACCGCATGGAGAGG gtGAGGAAGGAGTGGGAGGAGGCAGAGCGTCAGGCTAAGACTCTTCCTAAGGCTGAGAGACAGACTCTGATTCAG CACTTCCAGGCCATGGTAGAGGCCCTGGAGGAGGAGGCGGCCAGTGAGAAGCAGCAGCTGGTCGAGACCCACCTGGCACGGGTGGAGGCCATGCTGAACGACCGCCGACGCCTGGCGCTGGAGAACTACCTGGCTGCCCTGCAGGCTGACCCTCCAAGG CCCCATCGTATTCTGCAGGCTCTGAGGCGGTATGTGCGCGCAGAGAACAAAGACCGTCAGCACACCATCCGCCACTACCAACATGTCCTGGCTGTCGACCCTGAGAAGGCCGCTCAGATGAAGTCCCAG GTGATGACCCATCTGCGGGTGATTGAGGAGAGAATGAACCAAAGTCTGTCTCTGCTCTACAAAGTACCCTACGTCGCTGAGGACATCCAGGATGAAATTG acGAGTTGCTCCAGGAACAGAAGGCAGACATGGACCAGTTCCTTTCGTCCATCTCCGAGTCCCAGCCGGATGTGACCGTGTCTTCCGAGGAGAGCGTCGAACTTCCCGTCTCAGAAGGAAAACCCTATCGGCCCTTCCAGGTCAATTCGCTGGGGTCACGACCCGAACCAGAGG GTTCAGGAATGTACGGCCAGGATGGACTGATCGGAGCAGAGGAGAGGATCATCAACAGCAAGCCCAAGATCAACAACAACATG GTGGTTGATGAGACTCTGGATGTAAAGGAAGTGATTTACAGTGCTGAGAGAGTCAGCGTTATGCATGATGATGAGATG GAACCTTACCATCCACTGGGTGAGGACTTCAGTTTCGGTAGCTCTGCTCTGATTGGTTTGCTGGTGATAGCGGTGGCCATAGCAACGGTCATAGTGATCAGCCTGGTGCTTCTGAGGAAGAGACAGTATGGCACCATCAGTCATGGCATTGTGGAG GTGGACCCCATGCTGACCCCCGAGGAGCGCCACCTCAGCAAGATGCAGAACCACGGCTACGAGAACCCCACCTACAAATACCTGGAGCAGATGCAGATCTAG